Proteins encoded by one window of Amaranthus tricolor cultivar Red isolate AtriRed21 chromosome 4, ASM2621246v1, whole genome shotgun sequence:
- the LOC130809809 gene encoding bZIP transcription factor 11-like, which produces MACSSGNSITSNHLQNSGSEGDLQQVMDERKRKRMASNRESARRSRQRKQKHLDDLMAQVDQLKKENNQILPTINHTTQQYLSIEAENSILKAQINELSQRLQSLNDILNYMNTLNGINSSLEENSLGIDNLGHFGIFNGYFNNFTPNNNSDIFINNYNNPWNLGYLNQPIMASSDVLHY; this is translated from the coding sequence ATGGCTTGTTCAAGTGGGAATTCAATCACTAGCAATCACCTTCAGAACTCAGGATCTGAAGGAGATTTGCAGCAGGTAATGGATGAgaggaagagaaaaagaatggcATCAAACAGAGAATCAGCAAGAAGATCAAGACAAAGAAAACAGAAGCATCTagatgatttaatggctcaagttgatcaattaaagaaagaaaataatcaGATTTTGCCAACAATCAATCAtacaacacaacaatatttaagtATTGAAGCTGAAAACTCCATTTTAAAAGCTCAAATCAATGAGCTTAGCCAAAGGCTTCAATCCCTCAATGATATCCTTAATTACATGAATACCCTTAATGGGATTAATTCTTCCTTGGAAGAAAATAGTCTTGGAATTGACAATTTGGGTCATTTTGgaatttttaatggttattttaataatttcaccCCAAATAATAATTctgatatttttattaataattataataacccTTGGAATTTGGGATATCTCAACCAACCCATCATGGCTTCGTCTGATGTCCTTCACtactaa